The Mesobacillus jeotgali genome window below encodes:
- the pheT gene encoding phenylalanine--tRNA ligase subunit beta: MLVSYKWLQEYIDLEGVSAEELAEKITKSGIEVEGVEKLNEGLKGVVVGHVLECEKHPNAEKLNKTLVDLGNGETVQIICGAPNVGKGQKVAVATVGAVLPGNFKIKKAKLRGEESHGMICSLQELGIEGKLAPKEYAEGIYNFTPDTEIGQDALEVLNRDDEILELGLTPNRADAMSMLGVAYEVGAILGKEIKLPNPQPETSSEQASDYISVNVEAKEDNPLYVAKVIKNVKVGPSPVWLQTRLMAAGIRPHNNVVDITNFILLEYGQPLHAFDYDKLGSKEILVRRAKDGEVIETLDDVKRTLTPDHLVITNGSEPVALAGVMGGANSEVGNDTTTVLLESAYFTGGAIRKASKDHGLRSEASSRYEKGVDPARVRPAAERAAQLLIELAGGEVLGGKVEADSLDVKPAVVSTTLGKINKVLGTDLEMKQVEDIFARLKFETSVDNDIITVTVPTRRGDITIEEDLVEEVGRLYGYDNLPTTLPEGPSTPGHLSEYQKKRRVVRRYMEGAGLYQAVTYSLTSAEKATQYALDKREPVELAMPMSEDRSLLRLSIVPQLLEVLKYNNARQIDSVAVYETGAVFLKNNSEELPEEREHLAAAITGLWESHPWQGEKKSVDFFVLKGIVEGLFAKLGLERQLGFVKAELDGLHPGRTAEILLNGNAIGFIGQVHPTQQKALDLKETYVFELSLKALLEAETAPLQYTAIPRFPSITRDIALVVEKGTAAGDLEKIITEAGGSLLKEVNVFDLYEGEKMEEGKKSLAFSLKYFDPEKTLTDEDIAKAHNKVLAALEEKAGAVLRG, encoded by the coding sequence ATGTTGGTATCATATAAATGGCTGCAGGAATATATCGATTTGGAAGGCGTATCTGCTGAAGAGCTCGCTGAAAAAATCACGAAAAGCGGTATCGAAGTAGAAGGCGTTGAAAAATTAAATGAGGGTTTGAAGGGCGTAGTTGTCGGCCATGTGCTTGAATGCGAAAAGCACCCAAATGCAGAAAAACTTAACAAAACACTCGTTGACCTTGGAAACGGTGAGACAGTCCAGATTATCTGCGGCGCGCCAAATGTCGGCAAAGGACAGAAGGTAGCAGTTGCAACAGTTGGTGCAGTTTTACCAGGGAACTTCAAAATTAAAAAGGCAAAGCTTCGCGGTGAGGAATCCCATGGGATGATTTGCTCGCTTCAGGAGCTTGGTATTGAAGGCAAACTTGCGCCGAAAGAGTATGCTGAGGGTATTTACAATTTCACTCCTGACACAGAAATCGGCCAGGACGCGCTAGAAGTCCTTAACAGAGATGACGAAATCCTTGAGCTTGGCTTGACGCCAAACCGTGCTGATGCGATGAGCATGCTTGGTGTTGCATATGAGGTTGGAGCGATTCTTGGCAAGGAGATCAAGCTTCCTAATCCACAGCCTGAAACTTCTTCAGAGCAGGCTAGTGACTATATCAGCGTAAATGTCGAAGCGAAAGAAGATAATCCTCTATACGTTGCGAAAGTAATCAAGAATGTCAAGGTTGGTCCTTCACCGGTCTGGCTGCAAACAAGATTGATGGCTGCAGGCATCCGCCCTCACAATAATGTAGTTGATATCACGAACTTTATCTTATTGGAGTACGGCCAGCCGCTTCACGCATTCGATTACGATAAATTGGGATCAAAAGAAATCCTGGTCCGTCGCGCAAAAGATGGCGAAGTGATCGAAACGCTGGATGATGTTAAACGCACTTTGACACCTGATCACCTAGTTATCACGAACGGATCAGAGCCAGTGGCACTTGCTGGTGTCATGGGCGGAGCGAATTCCGAGGTAGGCAACGATACAACGACTGTCCTGCTTGAGTCCGCTTATTTTACAGGCGGGGCGATCCGCAAGGCTTCGAAGGACCATGGTTTACGAAGCGAAGCAAGCTCACGCTATGAAAAAGGTGTAGATCCAGCGAGAGTGCGCCCAGCGGCAGAACGCGCTGCCCAGCTTTTGATTGAACTGGCTGGAGGAGAAGTACTTGGAGGCAAAGTCGAAGCAGATTCGCTTGATGTGAAGCCAGCTGTTGTTTCAACCACCCTGGGAAAGATCAATAAAGTATTGGGAACAGACCTTGAAATGAAGCAGGTTGAGGATATTTTTGCCCGCCTGAAGTTCGAAACATCTGTTGATAATGACATCATTACAGTAACAGTTCCTACTCGCCGTGGGGATATCACGATTGAAGAGGATTTAGTCGAAGAAGTTGGCCGTCTATATGGATACGACAATCTGCCGACAACCCTTCCTGAAGGTCCATCAACGCCAGGGCATTTATCGGAGTACCAGAAAAAGCGCCGTGTTGTCCGCCGCTACATGGAAGGTGCGGGTCTTTACCAGGCCGTTACGTATTCCCTGACTAGTGCAGAGAAGGCAACCCAATATGCATTGGATAAGCGCGAGCCTGTTGAACTGGCGATGCCAATGAGTGAAGATCGCAGCCTGTTGCGATTGAGCATCGTGCCCCAGCTGCTTGAAGTATTAAAATACAATAATGCCCGCCAGATTGACAGTGTAGCTGTATATGAAACTGGTGCTGTTTTCCTGAAAAACAACAGTGAAGAGCTTCCAGAAGAGCGTGAACATCTTGCTGCAGCCATTACTGGCCTGTGGGAAAGCCATCCATGGCAGGGAGAAAAGAAGTCTGTTGATTTCTTCGTCCTTAAAGGCATCGTTGAAGGCTTATTCGCAAAGCTGGGCCTCGAGCGCCAGTTAGGTTTCGTGAAGGCTGAGCTTGACGGATTGCACCCAGGGCGTACCGCTGAAATTCTGCTTAATGGCAATGCCATCGGTTTCATCGGCCAGGTTCATCCAACTCAGCAGAAAGCACTTGACCTGAAAGAAACGTATGTATTCGAGTTATCCCTAAAAGCATTATTAGAAGCAGAAACAGCGCCGCTTCAGTACACAGCAATCCCGCGCTTCCCGTCCATCACAAGGGATATTGCCCTTGTTGTTGAAAAAGGAACTGCTGCCGGCGATCTGGAGAAGATCATCACTGAAGCTGGTGGATCTTTATTAAAAGAAGTAAATGTTTTCGACCTTTACGAAGGTGAGAAAATGGAAGAAGGCAAGAAATCACTGGCATTCTCCCTGAAATACTTCGATCCGGAAAAAACACTGACAGATGAAGACATTGCAAAAGCACACAATAAGGTACTTGCAGCTCTTGAAGAAAAAGCTGGGGCAGTATTAAGAGGATAA
- the pheS gene encoding phenylalanine--tRNA ligase subunit alpha: protein MQDRLKELQAEALEKVAAAADLKELNDIRVSYLGKKGPITEVLKGMGKLSAEERPKMGALANEVRDAISGQIEVKQKELEEAAVQKQLAAEEIDITLPGRPVKTGSHHPLTSIIEEIEDLFIGMGYTVEEGPEVEKDYYNFEALNLPKGHPARDMQDSFYITEETLMRTHTSPVQARTMEKHQGKGPVKIICPGKVYRRDNDDATHSHQFMQIEGLVVDENVRMSDLKGTLEVFAKKMFGEDREIRLRPSFFPFTEPSVEMDISCKICGGSGCSVCKGTGWIEILGAGMVHPNVLEMAGYDSKKYTGFAFGMGPERIAMLKYGVDDIRHFYTNDVRFLKQFSVEE, encoded by the coding sequence ATGCAGGATCGTTTAAAAGAACTGCAGGCTGAGGCACTTGAAAAAGTGGCTGCAGCAGCTGACCTTAAAGAATTGAATGATATTCGCGTTTCCTATCTTGGAAAGAAGGGTCCAATCACTGAAGTTTTAAAAGGAATGGGCAAATTATCGGCTGAAGAAAGGCCGAAAATGGGTGCCCTGGCCAACGAAGTCCGCGATGCCATTTCAGGCCAAATCGAAGTGAAGCAAAAAGAGCTTGAGGAAGCAGCTGTCCAAAAACAATTGGCAGCTGAAGAAATTGATATTACCCTTCCTGGCAGACCTGTGAAGACTGGCAGCCATCATCCGCTTACGAGCATCATTGAAGAAATTGAAGATCTTTTCATCGGCATGGGTTACACAGTGGAAGAAGGCCCTGAAGTTGAAAAAGACTATTATAACTTTGAAGCATTGAACCTTCCTAAGGGACATCCAGCGCGTGATATGCAGGATTCCTTCTATATCACAGAAGAAACATTGATGCGCACACATACATCCCCTGTTCAGGCAAGGACGATGGAAAAGCATCAGGGAAAGGGGCCTGTTAAAATCATTTGCCCGGGCAAGGTATATCGCCGTGATAACGATGATGCGACACACTCTCATCAGTTCATGCAGATTGAGGGACTTGTCGTCGATGAGAACGTGAGAATGAGCGATCTTAAAGGTACACTAGAAGTTTTTGCAAAGAAAATGTTTGGCGAAGACCGCGAAATCCGTCTGCGCCCAAGTTTCTTCCCTTTCACTGAGCCATCTGTCGAAATGGATATTTCCTGCAAAATCTGCGGCGGATCCGGCTGCAGTGTATGTAAGGGAACTGGCTGGATTGAGATCCTCGGAGCAGGGATGGTCCATCCGAACGTATTGGAAATGGCCGGCTATGATTCGAAGAAATACACCGGATTTGCATTCGGAATGGGACCTGAGCGTATCGCGATGCTCAAGTATGGAGTAGATGACATCCGTCATTTCTATACAAACGATGTCCGTTTCTTGAAGCAATTTTCAGTTGAAGAATAA
- a CDS encoding RNA methyltransferase has translation MKYIQSDKNPQVKQWKKLLTRKERDKTGLFLVEGFHLVEEALTKKEDVEEIILSEKTELPPGLDYGSIPVTVVTDEISRQLADTETTQGIFAVCRQLKQKLTKGKSYLLIDSVQDPGNLGTMIRTADAAGIDAVIVGKGSVDMYNPKVLRSAQGSHFHLPVLSGDLSAWIDELQAENIPVYGTALENGVAYTEVSSSEAFALLVGNEGSGVNKELLAKTKQNLYIPIYGQSESLNVAVAAGILLYYLKTAK, from the coding sequence TTGAAGTACATTCAATCTGATAAAAATCCGCAAGTGAAACAATGGAAGAAATTGCTGACACGCAAGGAACGCGACAAGACCGGTCTGTTTCTTGTCGAGGGCTTCCACTTAGTTGAAGAAGCACTCACGAAAAAAGAAGATGTTGAAGAAATCATTCTAAGTGAAAAAACGGAGTTGCCGCCAGGACTCGATTACGGCTCGATACCTGTGACGGTTGTGACGGATGAAATCAGCAGGCAGCTTGCTGATACGGAAACGACTCAAGGGATATTTGCTGTATGCCGTCAGCTGAAGCAGAAACTGACAAAAGGGAAAAGCTATTTGCTGATCGATTCTGTCCAGGATCCGGGCAACCTCGGTACGATGATCAGGACAGCCGATGCAGCCGGGATTGATGCAGTCATTGTCGGAAAAGGCAGTGTCGATATGTATAATCCCAAAGTATTGCGTTCAGCGCAGGGAAGCCATTTCCACTTGCCTGTTTTAAGTGGCGATCTTTCCGCGTGGATCGATGAACTTCAGGCTGAAAACATCCCGGTCTATGGAACAGCCCTTGAAAATGGGGTAGCTTATACAGAGGTATCCAGCAGCGAAGCATTCGCCCTCCTCGTTGGGAATGAAGGAAGCGGTGTTAACAAAGAGCTTCTGGCGAAAACTAAGCAAAACCTCTATATCCCAATCTATGGCCAAAGCGAGTCCCTGAATGTCGCAGTTGCCGCAGGTATCTTGCTATATTATTTGAAAACAGCAAAATAG
- the sspI gene encoding small acid-soluble spore protein SspI, which produces MNLNLRNAVISNVAGNSQDELKDTIVDAIQNGEEKMLPGLGVLFEVIWQNASEEEKQEMLNALEDGLKGKQ; this is translated from the coding sequence ATGAACTTAAACCTTAGGAATGCTGTCATTTCAAATGTAGCAGGAAATTCACAGGATGAGCTGAAAGATACGATTGTCGATGCAATCCAGAATGGCGAGGAAAAGATGCTTCCAGGACTTGGAGTCCTGTTCGAAGTCATCTGGCAGAACGCATCTGAAGAAGAAAAGCAGGAAATGCTGAACGCATTGGAAGATGGATTGAAAGGTAAGCAATAA
- a CDS encoding M42 family metallopeptidase: MAKLDETLTMLKDLTDAKGIPGNEREPREVMKKYITPFADEVTTDGLGSLVAKKVGNENGPKIMVAGHLDEVGFMVTSIDDKGFIRFQTVGGWWSQVMLAQRVTIVTRKGEITGVIGSKPPHILPAEARKKPVDIKDMFIDIGASSRDEAKEWGVTPGDMVVPYFEFTVMNNEKMLLAKAWDNRIGCAIAIDVLKGLKDAEHPNVVYGVGTVQEEVGLRGAKTSAQMIEPDIAFGVDVGIAGDTPGVTEKEALSKMGDGPQIIIYDASMVSHKGLRDFVTDLADELNIPYQFDAVAGGGTDSGAIHLTHRGVPALSITIATRYIHSHAAMLHRDDYENAVKLIVEVIKRLDKETVEKITFE; this comes from the coding sequence ATGGCGAAATTAGATGAAACATTAACAATGCTCAAAGATTTGACCGATGCCAAAGGCATTCCCGGTAATGAGCGTGAGCCTAGAGAAGTAATGAAGAAATACATAACCCCATTCGCTGATGAAGTAACGACGGACGGCCTTGGCAGCCTGGTTGCAAAGAAAGTCGGCAATGAGAATGGACCGAAAATCATGGTTGCCGGCCACCTAGACGAAGTTGGCTTCATGGTGACAAGCATCGACGACAAAGGATTCATCCGCTTCCAGACAGTCGGCGGATGGTGGAGCCAGGTCATGCTTGCACAACGCGTGACAATTGTTACCCGCAAAGGGGAAATCACTGGGGTCATCGGTTCTAAACCGCCTCACATCCTTCCTGCAGAAGCACGCAAAAAGCCAGTGGATATCAAGGACATGTTCATTGATATCGGTGCTTCAAGCCGTGACGAAGCAAAGGAATGGGGAGTCACTCCTGGCGACATGGTCGTGCCTTACTTCGAATTCACTGTCATGAACAATGAAAAGATGCTTCTTGCTAAAGCATGGGATAACCGAATCGGCTGTGCGATCGCTATCGATGTCCTTAAGGGCCTTAAAGATGCGGAACATCCAAACGTCGTATATGGCGTTGGAACAGTTCAGGAAGAAGTCGGCCTTCGCGGCGCGAAAACTTCCGCACAAATGATTGAGCCTGACATCGCTTTCGGAGTTGATGTAGGAATTGCAGGCGACACTCCTGGTGTTACGGAAAAAGAAGCACTAAGCAAAATGGGTGACGGCCCACAGATCATCATTTATGATGCATCAATGGTGTCACACAAAGGACTTCGTGACTTTGTCACAGACCTTGCTGATGAATTGAACATTCCATATCAGTTCGATGCAGTAGCTGGCGGTGGAACGGATTCTGGTGCTATCCACCTGACACACCGCGGTGTTCCAGCGCTGTCCATCACAATCGCAACACGTTACATCCACTCACACGCAGCGATGCTTCACCGTGACGACTACGAAAATGCTGTAAAACTGATCGTAGAAGTCATCAAGCGTCTTGATAAAGAAACAGTTGAAAAAATCACTTTTGAATAA
- a CDS encoding dUTP diphosphatase, with amino-acid sequence MNTQTLFKMQKALDGHIESQHNLEHDDLFDRKVLALLVEIGELANETRCFKFWSVKPASEKDIILEEFVDGVHFILSLGIECGFQDLETIPQSQSEELDATKQFLAIYEYAQKFRTSRSKEDYLRLFQNYLKLAQLLGLNDDQIEKAYIKKNEVNYERQRKGY; translated from the coding sequence ATGAATACACAAACACTTTTTAAAATGCAAAAAGCGCTGGATGGCCATATTGAATCTCAGCATAATTTAGAGCATGATGATCTTTTTGACAGGAAGGTCCTTGCACTGCTTGTTGAAATTGGCGAACTTGCTAACGAGACGAGATGTTTCAAGTTTTGGAGTGTGAAGCCTGCCTCTGAGAAGGACATCATCCTTGAGGAATTTGTGGATGGAGTCCATTTTATATTGTCCTTAGGGATTGAGTGCGGTTTTCAGGACCTGGAGACAATCCCGCAAAGCCAATCGGAGGAGCTGGATGCTACCAAGCAGTTCCTTGCTATTTACGAGTACGCACAAAAATTCAGGACCAGCCGCAGCAAAGAAGATTACTTGCGATTATTCCAAAACTACCTTAAACTCGCTCAGCTGCTTGGTTTGAACGATGATCAAATTGAAAAGGCATATATTAAGAAAAATGAAGTAAATTATGAGAGGCAGCGAAAAGGCTATTAG
- a CDS encoding sigma-w pathway protein ysdB, which yields MILLLRIIILLLFIFLIYSAVKYLFHPKRKLEHAHEQKRYFLLDDPDNVRKNFLLTYKGVLFEGEKYLGTTPSAFEVVSIFIWPKKTSALKGLVLEDFQFIERKIRESYPVAKIDWKSPIKEFMANHDEDQEL from the coding sequence ATGATCCTGCTTTTACGTATTATTATCTTGCTTTTATTTATTTTTCTCATATACAGCGCTGTGAAATATTTATTCCATCCGAAAAGGAAGCTGGAGCATGCTCATGAGCAGAAGCGCTATTTCTTATTGGATGATCCAGACAATGTCCGGAAGAATTTCTTGTTAACATATAAGGGTGTTTTATTTGAAGGTGAAAAGTACTTAGGCACAACTCCGTCTGCTTTTGAGGTTGTTTCGATTTTCATCTGGCCTAAAAAGACCTCTGCTTTGAAAGGGCTTGTCCTCGAAGATTTTCAGTTCATTGAACGGAAAATCCGCGAGAGCTACCCGGTGGCTAAAATTGACTGGAAAAGCCCGATCAAGGAGTTCATGGCAAATCATGACGAGGACCAGGAGTTATAG
- a CDS encoding VTT domain-containing protein, giving the protein MDDAWSMLLVVIEAGGWYAPVIFILFHVFRQFVFVPPAVVCIAGGLMFGMIPGIVYSLLGLSGASILFYMLMKQIPEMMNKLSRLKKKLVGRFRDLTVAQVALLRLVPMIHYQLLSFCVYERKSSFKDFMFASFLTNIPFVIFYTIFGEYVGEFDTVTGLILISVFLLLAYLLREKITFIKWREFFDSTP; this is encoded by the coding sequence ATGGATGATGCGTGGTCAATGCTGCTGGTCGTGATTGAAGCTGGTGGCTGGTATGCACCAGTTATATTCATCTTGTTCCATGTTTTCCGCCAATTTGTATTCGTGCCGCCAGCAGTCGTCTGTATTGCGGGAGGGTTGATGTTTGGGATGATTCCCGGCATCGTCTATTCACTGCTCGGCTTATCCGGAGCAAGTATTTTATTTTACATGCTCATGAAACAGATTCCGGAGATGATGAACAAGTTGAGCAGGCTGAAAAAAAAGCTGGTAGGGCGCTTCAGGGATTTGACCGTTGCCCAGGTCGCACTGTTGAGGCTCGTTCCGATGATTCATTACCAGCTGCTGAGCTTTTGCGTTTATGAGCGAAAAAGTAGTTTTAAAGACTTTATGTTTGCTTCATTCCTTACGAATATACCATTCGTTATCTTTTATACTATATTCGGCGAATATGTCGGTGAATTTGACACAGTAACAGGTCTCATTTTGATAAGTGTCTTTCTGCTGTTAGCCTATTTGTTGCGAGAGAAAATTACCTTTATTAAATGGCGTGAGTTTTTTGATAGTACACCATAG
- a CDS encoding DUF1294 domain-containing protein, which translates to MGIWILAGLIIIMNLVGFFIMGMDKKRARHNHYRISEKTLWNVAFLGGAIGAAAGMKHYRHKTKHAQFKYGLPVLAIIEIGIITYIFKLLA; encoded by the coding sequence GTGGGGATATGGATTTTAGCAGGGTTGATCATCATCATGAATCTTGTGGGCTTTTTCATCATGGGAATGGATAAAAAGCGTGCAAGGCATAATCATTATCGAATAAGCGAAAAAACATTATGGAATGTTGCTTTTTTAGGAGGGGCAATCGGTGCAGCGGCTGGGATGAAGCATTACAGGCATAAGACGAAGCATGCTCAGTTCAAGTATGGACTGCCCGTTCTGGCTATTATAGAGATTGGTATAATTACATATATATTTAAGCTTTTGGCATAA
- the rplT gene encoding 50S ribosomal protein L20, with protein sequence MPRVKGGTVTRKRRKKVIKLAKGYFGSKHTLYKVANQQVMKSLMYAFRDRRQKKRDFRKLWIARINAAARMNGLSYSRMMHGLKLAGIEVNRKMLAELAVSDAAAFAQLAETAKQQFNK encoded by the coding sequence ATGCCACGTGTAAAAGGCGGTACAGTTACGCGCAAGCGTCGTAAAAAAGTCATCAAATTAGCAAAAGGTTATTTCGGTTCAAAACATACATTATACAAAGTTGCTAACCAGCAGGTTATGAAGTCCCTAATGTATGCATTCCGCGACCGTCGCCAGAAGAAGCGCGACTTCCGCAAACTTTGGATTGCTCGTATCAACGCAGCAGCTCGCATGAACGGTCTTTCTTACAGCCGTATGATGCACGGCCTTAAGCTTGCAGGTATCGAAGTAAACCGCAAGATGCTTGCTGAACTAGCAGTAAGCGATGCAGCAGCATTCGCTCAATTGGCTGAAACAGCTAAGCAACAATTCAACAAGTAA
- the rpmI gene encoding 50S ribosomal protein L35 — MPKMKTHRGTAKRFKKTGTGKLKRSHAYTSHLFANKSTKAKRKLRKSAIVSKGDFKRIRHMLDNIK, encoded by the coding sequence ATGCCAAAAATGAAAACACACCGCGGCACTGCCAAGCGTTTCAAGAAAACTGGAACTGGCAAGCTTAAGCGTTCACACGCTTACACTAGCCACTTATTTGCTAACAAGTCTACAAAAGCTAAGCGTAAGCTTCGCAAATCTGCAATTGTTTCAAAAGGCGATTTCAAACGTATTCGTCACATGCTTGACAACATTAAGTAA
- the infC gene encoding translation initiation factor IF-3: MLLNEGIRAREIRLIDQNGEQLGIKSKAEALEIAARVNLDLVLVAPNAKPPVGRIMDYGKFKFEQQKKEKEARKNQKIITTKEVRLSPTIDEHDFNTKLRNAIKFLEKGDKVKASIRFKGRAITHKEIGQRVLDRFSEACKDVATIESHPKMDGRSMFLVLAPKTEK, from the coding sequence ATGTTACTAAACGAGGGAATTCGTGCTCGCGAAATTCGTCTGATCGATCAAAACGGCGAGCAATTAGGAATCAAATCCAAAGCTGAGGCTCTTGAGATCGCAGCGCGCGTCAATCTTGATCTTGTGCTTGTTGCTCCGAACGCGAAGCCTCCTGTAGGCCGAATCATGGACTACGGAAAATTCAAATTCGAACAGCAAAAGAAAGAGAAAGAAGCACGTAAGAACCAAAAGATCATCACAACAAAAGAAGTACGTCTTAGCCCGACAATTGATGAGCATGACTTCAACACGAAGTTGCGCAATGCTATCAAATTCCTGGAAAAAGGCGATAAAGTTAAAGCATCAATCCGTTTTAAAGGCCGTGCTATTACACATAAGGAAATCGGTCAGCGTGTTCTTGATCGCTTCTCTGAAGCTTGCAAAGATGTAGCGACAATCGAATCGCATCCAAAGATGGATGGCCGAAGCATGTTCTTGGTACTAGCACCTAAAACTGAAAAGTAA
- the thrS gene encoding threonine--tRNA ligase gives MADMLKISFPDGAVKELPAGTTTEDIASSISPGLKKKAIAGMVNGQPYDLKRPIEEDAAIEIVTPDHPEALEILRHSSAHLMAQAIKRLYKDVNLGVGPVIEGGFYYDIDMEHSLSPEDLPEIEKEMKKIINENIEIVRKEVSRDEAVKFFKDLGDPYKLELIDAIPADEKVTLYEQGDFVDLCRGVHVPSTGKLKEFKLLSIAGAYWRGDSDNKMLQRIYGTAFFKKEDLKEHLRLLEEAKERDHRKLGKELNLFTNSQKVGQGLPLWLPKGATIRRIIERYIVDKEVSLGYDHVYTPVMGSVDLYKTSGHWDHYQENMFPVMEMENEQLVLRPMNCPHHMMVYKNSIHSYRELPIRIAELGTMHRYEMSGALAGLQRVRGMTLNDAHLFVRPDQIKEEFKRVVELVLEVYKDFDMNDYSFRLSYRDPEDKEKYFDDDQMWEKAQAMLKEAMDEMGLDYFEAEGEAAFYGPKLDVQVKTALGKEETLSTVQLDFLLPERFDLTYIGEDGKHHRPVVIHRGVVSTMERFVAFLIEEYKGAFPTWLAPVQAQIIPVSPAVHYDYAREIKEKLKAEGFRVEIDGRDEKIGYKIREAQMQKVPYMLVVGDNEVADKAVNVRKYGEQKSETIAFDEFLESFRKEAKK, from the coding sequence ATGGCAGACATGTTAAAAATATCGTTTCCAGATGGAGCAGTGAAGGAGCTTCCGGCAGGCACAACAACTGAAGATATCGCCAGCTCAATCAGCCCGGGCCTAAAGAAGAAAGCCATTGCCGGTATGGTCAATGGTCAGCCATATGATCTCAAGAGACCAATCGAAGAGGATGCAGCGATTGAAATCGTCACTCCAGACCATCCTGAGGCCCTAGAAATCCTGCGCCACAGTTCTGCACACTTAATGGCACAGGCAATCAAGCGACTTTATAAAGATGTCAATCTTGGAGTAGGACCAGTAATCGAGGGCGGCTTCTACTATGATATCGATATGGAACATTCTTTATCTCCGGAAGACTTGCCGGAAATCGAAAAGGAAATGAAGAAAATCATCAATGAGAACATTGAGATTGTCCGTAAAGAAGTAAGCCGTGATGAGGCAGTGAAATTTTTCAAAGACCTCGGCGATCCTTATAAACTTGAACTGATCGATGCAATTCCGGCTGATGAAAAAGTCACTCTGTATGAACAGGGAGATTTTGTTGACCTTTGCCGCGGCGTGCATGTTCCATCAACTGGAAAGCTGAAGGAATTCAAGCTGCTGAGCATTGCCGGTGCTTACTGGCGAGGCGACAGCGATAATAAGATGCTCCAGCGTATCTATGGTACTGCTTTCTTCAAGAAGGAAGACCTGAAAGAGCACTTGAGGCTGCTGGAAGAAGCGAAGGAACGCGACCACCGCAAGCTTGGCAAGGAACTTAACTTATTCACTAACTCTCAAAAAGTCGGCCAGGGTCTTCCTCTTTGGCTTCCAAAAGGTGCGACAATCCGCCGCATCATCGAACGCTATATCGTCGATAAAGAAGTCAGCCTGGGTTATGACCATGTCTATACTCCGGTAATGGGAAGCGTCGACCTTTATAAAACTTCCGGACACTGGGATCACTATCAGGAAAATATGTTCCCTGTCATGGAAATGGAAAATGAACAGCTCGTTTTAAGGCCAATGAACTGTCCGCACCATATGATGGTGTACAAAAACAGCATCCACAGCTACAGGGAGCTTCCGATCAGGATTGCCGAGCTTGGAACAATGCACCGTTATGAAATGTCAGGCGCATTGGCTGGTTTGCAGCGTGTACGCGGCATGACTCTGAACGATGCTCACTTGTTTGTCCGCCCTGACCAGATCAAGGAAGAGTTCAAACGTGTAGTAGAGCTTGTACTTGAAGTCTACAAGGATTTTGACATGAATGATTATTCGTTCCGTTTATCCTATCGCGATCCTGAGGACAAAGAGAAATATTTCGATGATGACCAGATGTGGGAAAAGGCTCAAGCCATGCTTAAGGAAGCGATGGATGAAATGGGTCTTGATTACTTCGAAGCTGAAGGCGAAGCGGCATTCTACGGACCGAAGCTTGATGTCCAGGTCAAGACTGCACTTGGCAAAGAGGAGACTCTATCAACTGTCCAGCTGGACTTCTTGCTTCCTGAACGCTTTGACCTGACTTATATCGGTGAAGATGGAAAGCACCACCGTCCTGTCGTCATCCACCGCGGTGTTGTATCGACAATGGAACGCTTTGTTGCCTTCCTGATCGAAGAATACAAAGGGGCGTTCCCGACATGGCTGGCTCCTGTTCAGGCACAAATCATCCCGGTTTCACCTGCAGTCCACTATGACTATGCAAGAGAAATCAAAGAAAAGCTTAAAGCAGAAGGCTTCCGTGTTGAAATCGATGGCCGTGACGAAAAAATCGGCTACAAGATCCGTGAAGCGCAAATGCAGAAAGTTCCTTACATGCTTGTTGTTGGTGACAATGAAGTCGCAGACAAAGCAGTAAACGTCCGTAAATACGGCGAACAGAAATCCGAAACAATTGCCTTTGATGAATTCCTGGAGTCATTCAGGAAGGAAGCGAAGAAATAA